A genomic segment from Solenopsis invicta isolate M01_SB chromosome 5, UNIL_Sinv_3.0, whole genome shotgun sequence encodes:
- the LOC105195176 gene encoding spatacsin isoform X1, giving the protein MSEKKAVGGIPVECLTGESAAIWSGWRILGDRELVREASAKGTHVKLAYKCLACRRNCSVEQACIYFNKEVDTWVNELLNKKQVYRASHILKNMGKDPNEYIFAASIKSKDPLLRNYLCEYMINATGFKTEHIAAWNIIKSIEQYEEKCNIPNGLSSCICIDDVTKLPQNIEQALRTELYFFLNDPEILGNVSNNILWDYLLSNNKINALKMWIEEKYNPDVLQTSDKIDPHLKLLFTNLNITPDMVDCIDSSSASDLVKNLTKNYLCRYGIYTKEEKSDLKSILNRSFGCGITLEELSTILSLPSCNIDKTEFFQNIDQQLCLTHCSQSSHTQEDDLKLKKLFYVLTDMCNARNNYEDALLHGIVESIDYISDDFNDYLKTNYLVTLALIFLQLWQTQSALCNEANSSEKNTLMRDIFTNKTVLKIGTRVISQEVLQAALTHIPRLQCIIENRNETDDITVYDLLDGYRNLNSKLLFKWRFKNEPMPTFSSENLIKKYGYQETLTYGYYLKEGRPNLAVHSLTRTTKLLGNVSSHRKFKAALYAHVLALRNLDKSDIVCSCIAFIEMLRIDSSNLRLHVTVAKYVQEQLNISIGNLLENVVYKNQTDLKSVILYLEQSFQKYLADEAFTCDSAQFVEALKMWDIIIRFARVHNCGLPDTLPKYLADRDLWFEFIVVCHIFAYPVIQVLENAKLFNNANVREHLLTCLSNDKLGKFLPYDEQKTESHNTKQSSSKQRKIGAKGNESSESTSTISGIEIDTTDVADAKDISNSSISTSSNDNLWLTILNCHQSQDPPKALINASRSNLRPILTVLATCYEPSSVAAYCYCWMVISTGREDILLDYAECLEQQIWPSDKVSKLLNKMIQCGYINTINRAYKIFMPDSIMNPFFEFLTQAISYGEFKENQRHLIEFKSQCSSLKCNKIMDWDSVHFTYLKNLYWVAVVAIQCIVTTLAYGFRSTPLRIKFLEVLIKCNFSADLPAAIPDFQRLLDVTRILQKTDVTLNFKAITLNDNAYNFDVEIQRCINDLTATENYSAALELACCAKLNSSEIILAQFRSTFKQSMNKDGQVNSAFWMQCAQDFNKFHVSPQVAVEFFVEHAEKVESHKERYEVLKLAYETLKNTEIEQQTIDTLEMAMWKSCILAGPDNIEFEKNDHIFNKLKTELLSGLDKLQVTCSLIDESEKDAAEILINKLIDLGKLDIALRISVIFNYNHKDLQILMLCLSLAEGEISPADLTSQQKSLLEEGNQSRQQKYSTLRNRGLQRFSSSSSLSTISSIVEPSKTNVTTNNRHLQIECTSILEKSSKILVHGNEICFRIISCYKLAMRLGKTYQSLLILKDPIKFLQEITESNIENKLETASDIITSYKIKTENVATFLTENITTHINCAIEEGQEDLIFMWGYSLNSHFHLIMELCSDISLLGLKLLKTAQSLLGRYISTHDEKRNVSGLKTIVELLIRSHDCFTASCNMEGIASVLRKCQNLANTLQILKHWTLLVRLVTGVGRFTEMNYIFQILKENDQFESLLGQGLDKVPGLKMALLEFLKRQCPEDKELFTLVALHFRLYYEIALMWENEAKEIITKLISDILKECGRGVTGIPVEIKFTKDDYVQKQLQLAVTNFTHATQYYLQDKKLNFASRCSHQAQLVALQISLLNAVSQNQQAVCLLNLKRDELERILCHILNFPQALIVIRAYNYHADWVNLIYHHCILKGETKYLKEYMTVNNLTSTIVQDCARRYRLEKSINHSMTDNMKTLVSELSDVECKYMLASQLGFKDIVEEMLNNSLVGSYLKDTIWKKGYTAL; this is encoded by the exons ATGTCTGAGAAAAAGGCGGTTGGTGGTATTCCCGTGGAATGTCTAACTGGAGAATCAGCTGCAATATGGTCTGGTTGGCGTATACTGGGAGACAGAGAGCTTGTAAGAGAGGCTTCTGCCAAGGGGACTCATGTAAAGTTAGCTTACAAATGCCTCGCGTGCAGAAGAAATTGTTCTGTAGAGCAggcatgtatatattttaataaagaagtagATACTTGGGTCAATGAGTTGTTAAACAAGAAGCAGGTTTACAGAGCCtcacacattttaaaaaatatg GGAAAGGATCccaatgaatatatttttgctgCCTCCATAAAAAGCAAAGATCCGCTCTTAAGGAACTATTTGTGTGAATATATGATAAATGCCACTGGATTCAAGACTGAACATATTGCAGCATGGAACATTATTAAGTCTATCGAACAGTATGAAGAAAAATGCAA TATTCCAAATGGATTAAGTTCTTGCATATGTATAGATGATGTAACAAAATTACCACAGAATATTGAACAAGCTTTACGCActgaattgtatttttttctgaatGACCCAGAGATTTTGGGAAACgtgtcaaataatattttatgggATTACctattatctaataataaaattaatgcgcTAAAGATGTggattgaagaaaaatataatccaGACGTTCTACAAACCTCAGATAAAATCGATCctcatttgaaattattatttacgaatttaaatattacaccCGACATGGTTGACTGTATAGATTCGTCAAGTGCTAGTGACCTTGTAAAGAATTTAACTAAAAACTATTTATGTAG ATACGGTATTTATaccaaagaagaaaaaagcgATTTAAAATCGATATTAAATCGTTCCTTTGGCTGCGGTATCACGCTGGAAGAACTCAGTACAATATTATCCTTACCTTCCTGCAATATTGATAAAACGGAGTTTTTCCAAAACATCGATCAACAACTGTGCCTTACACATTGCTCGCAAAGCTCTCATACTCAGGAAGATGATTTAAAacttaagaaattattttacgttttaacCGATATGTGTAACGCTCGAAATAATTACGAAGATGCGTTGTTACACGGAATTGTAGAATCAATTGATTATATCTCCGATGATTTTAATGACTATCTGAAAACGAATTACTTAGTAACCTtggcattaatatttttacaattgtggCAGACGCAAAGCGCGTTGTGCAATGAAGCAAACTCTTCAGAGAAGAATACACTGATGAGAGATATATTTACGAACAAGACTGTGTTAAAAATCGGCACGCGTGTCATCTCCCAAGAAGTTCTTCAGGCTGCGCTTACGCACATACCGAGGCTACAATGTATCATCGAGAATCGAAATGAAACAGATGATATTACAGTATACGACTTGTTGGACGGCTATAGAAATTTGAATTCTAAGCTCTTATTTAAATGGCGCTTCAAGAATGAACCTATGCCTACTTTCTCGAGTGAAAATCTCATTAAGAAATACGGGTATCAAGAAACGCTAACATACGGTTATTATCTGAAAGAGGGAAGGCCGAATTTGGCTGTGCATAGTTTGACACGCACGACGAAGTTACTTGGAAATGTATCCTCCCATAG gaaattCAAAGCGGCTTTATACGCGCATGTTCTCGCTTTGAGAAATCTAGACAAGTCTGATATTGTATGCAGCTGCATTGCGTTCATCGAGATGCTGAGAATTGACTCGAGCAATTTACGATTACACGTTACTGTGGCAAAATATGTGCAAGAGCAACTAAACATATCCATAG gAAACTTATTGGAGAATGTAGTGTATAAAAACCAAACTGATTTGAAATCTGTGATATTGTATTTAGAACAGAGCttccaaaaatatttagcaGATGAAGCTTTTACGTGCGATAGTGCACAATTCGTCGAAGCGTTGAAAATGTGGGACATCATCATACGCTTTGCACGAGTTCACAATTGTGGGTTGCCCGACACGTTGCCGAAATATTTAGCAGATCGTGACTTGTGGTTCGAATTCATTGTAGTCTGTCATATATTCGCCTATCCCGTAATCCAG GTCCTGGAAAACGCTAAATTGTTCAATAACGCGAACGTACGGGAACATCTGTTAACGTGTTTAAGTAACGATAAGCTAGGCAAATTTCTACCATATGACGAGCAAAAGACAGAATCTCATAATACAAAGCAATCGTCGTCAAAGCAACGTAAAATTGGAGCGAAAGGAAAT GAATCTTCAGAGTCTACTTCAACCATATCGGGAATTGAAATAGATACAACTGATGTAGCTGATGCCAAAGATATCTCTAACAGTTCTATCTCGACTTCTTCAAATGATAACTTATGGTTAACTATACTAAACTGTCATCAAAGTCAAGACCCACCCAAAGCATTAATTAATGCATCTCGCTCAAATTTGAGGCCTATATTAACTGTCTTAGCTACGTGTTACgag CCGTCCTCTGTAGCAGCATATTGCTACTGTTGGATGGTAATATCAACAGGAAGAGAGGACATACTTCTTGATTACGCGGAATGTCTAGAGCAACAAATATGGCCTTCCGATAAAGTATCGAAATTACTAAACAAAATGATCCAGTGTGGCtacattaatacaattaatcGAGCTTACAAAATTTTCATGCCT GATAGTATTATGAATCCGTTCTTTGAATTTCTGACGCAAGCAATTAGTTACGGCGAATTTAAGGAGAATCAAAGGCATTTAATAGAGTTTAAATCGCAATGTTCCTCGCTTAAATGCAAT aaaattatggaTTGGGACAGCgttcattttacatatttgaaaaacttGTATTGGGTTGCGGTGGTTGCAATTCAATGCATTGTTACGACACTGGCCTACGGCTTTCGAAGTACGCCATTACGAATAAAGTTTCTCGAAGTGCTAATAAAGTGTAATTTTTCTGCAGATTTACCAG CTGCAATACCGGATTTTCAGCGTCTGTTAGATGTAACGAGAATTCTGCAGAAAACCGATGTGACATTAAATTTCAAGGCCATTACTTTAAATGACAATGCATATAATTTTGATGTGGAGATTCAAAGATGCATTAACGATTTAACAGCAACCGAGAATTACAGTGCTGCATTGGAGTTAGCATGCTGCGCAAAATTAAATTCATCCGAGATCATATTAGCACAA TTTCGAAGTACTTTCAAACAATCTATGAACAAAGATGGTCAAGTAAATTCTGCCTTTTGGATGCAATGCGCTCAGGATTTTAACAAGTTCCATGTTTCACCTCAAGTAGCAGTTGAATTTTTTGTCGAACATGCGGAAAAAGTTGAATCGCACAAAGAAAG ATACGAAGTTTTAAAATTGGCCTATGAGACTTTGAAAAATACCGAAATCGAGCAACAAACCATCGATACTCTAGAGATGGCGATGTGGAAATCGTGCATTTTGGCTGGACCCGATAATATagagtttgaaaaaaatgatcacatttttaataaattaaaaacggaGTTACTATCTGGTTTAGATAAACTGCAAGTTACTTGCTCCTTGATAGACGAAAGTGAAAAAGATGCTgcggaaattttaataaataaattaattgatctgGGCAAATTGGATATTGCGTTACGAATAagcgtaatttttaattataatcataaa gatcTGCAAATATTGATGCTATGTTTAAGTTTAGCAGAAGGTGAAATTTCACCAGCGGATTTAACTTCGCAGCAAAAAAGTCTTTTGGAAGAAGGGAATCAGAGCAGGCAACAAAAATATAGTACTCTGCGTAATCGCGGTCTGCAAAgattttcgtcgtcgtcgtcct tgaGCACAATTTCGTCGATCGTAGAACCTAGCAAAACAAATGTTACTACGAACAATCGTCACCTCCAGATCGAGTGTACTTCAATCTTAGAAAAATCATCGAAAATTCTCGTACACGGAAATGAGATATGTTTTCGAATTATTTCGTGTTACAAACTCGCCATGCGTCTAGGAAAAACATATCAATCACTATTAATACTGAAAGATCCGATAAAGTTCTTACAGGAGATTACAGAAAGCaatattgaaaacaaattgGAGACTGCTAGCGATATAATAACATCCTACAAGATTAAGACAGAAAACGTGGCAACATTCCTAACTGAAAATATTACAACGCACATAAATTGTGCCATAGAag AGGGCCAGGAAGATTTGATTTTTATGTGGGGCTATTCCTTGAATTCGCACTTTCATTTAATAATGGAGCTTTGCAGTGACATTTCGTTATTAGGCTTAAAATTGTTGAAGACAGCACAATCGTTGTTGGGAAGATACATTAGTACTCACGATGAAAAAAGAAATG TTTCAGGACTAAAAACAATAGTGGAATTGTTAATAAGATCTCATGATTGTTTCACGGCTTCTTGTAACATGGAAGGAATAGCTTCAGTATTACGTAAATGTCAGAACCTCGCGAATACGTTACAAATCTTAAAACACTGGACACTATTG GTACGCCTTGTAACTGGTGTTGGTCGATTTACCGAAATGAATTACATATTTCAAATCTTGAAAGAAAACGATCAATTCGAGTCTTTATTAGGACAAGGTTTGGATAAG GTTCCAGGTCTAAAAATGGCATTGCTGGAATTCTTGAAGCGCCAATGTCCAGAAGATAAGGAACTGTTTACTTTAGTGGCACTTCATTTCCGCTTATATTATGAAATCGCACTTATGTGGGAAAATGAGGCAAAGGAAATAATCACGAAATTAATATCTGACATATTAAAAGAGTGTGGGAGAGGCGTAACCGGTATTCCGGTAGAAATAAAGTTTACTAAAGACGATTATGTTCAAAAACAATTGCAACTGGCTGTAACTAACTTTACTCATGCTACTCAATATTATTTACAG GATAAGAAACTAAATTTCGCCAGCCGGTGCTCGCATCAAGCCCAACTCGTCGCGCTTCAAATTTCATTACTGAATGCAGTATCGCAAAATCAGCAAGCGGTATGTCTGCTGAATTTGAAAAGAGACGAGTTAGAAAGAATATTGTGTCACATCTTAAATTTTCCTCAAGCTCTTATTGTTATCCGCGCTTATAATTATCACGCGGATTGGGTTAATCTCATTTATCATCACTGCATTCTCAAGGGGGAGACAAAATATCTCAAAGAATACATGACAGTTAACAATCTTACATCTACGATTGTACAAGATTGCGCGCGTAG GTACAGATTGGAAAAAAGCATCAATCATTCCATGACAGACAACATGAAGACTCTAGTATCCGAACTATCAGATGTCGAATGTAAATACATGCTAGCTAGTCAGCTTGGCTTTAAGGACATTGTAGAGGAAATGCTCAATAATTCTTTAGTAGGTTCCTACTTAAAGGACACGATTTGGAAAAAAGGATATACTGCACTGTGA
- the LOC105195176 gene encoding spatacsin isoform X2 — MSEKKAVGGIPVECLTGESAAIWSGWRILGDRELVREASAKGTHVKLAYKCLACRRNCSVEQACIYFNKEVDTWVNELLNKKQVYRASHILKNMGKDPNEYIFAASIKSKDPLLRNYLCEYMINATGFKTEHIAAWNIIKSIEQYEEKCNIPNGLSSCICIDDVTKLPQNIEQALRTELYFFLNDPEILGNVSNNILWDYLLSNNKINALKMWIEEKYNPDVLQTSDKIDPHLKLLFTNLNITPDMVDCIDSSSASDLVKNLTKNYLCRYGIYTKEEKSDLKSILNRSFGCGITLEELSTILSLPSCNIDKTEFFQNIDQQLCLTHCSQSSHTQEDDLKLKKLFYVLTDMCNARNNYEDALLHGIVESIDYISDDFNDYLKTNYLVTLALIFLQLWQTQSALCNEANSSEKNTLMRDIFTNKTVLKIGTRVISQEVLQAALTHIPRLQCIIENRNETDDITVYDLLDGYRNLNSKLLFKWRFKNEPMPTFSSENLIKKYGYQETLTYGYYLKEGRPNLAVHSLTRTTKLLGNVSSHRKFKAALYAHVLALRNLDKSDIVCSCIAFIEMLRIDSSNLRLHVTVAKYVQEQLNISIGNLLENVVYKNQTDLKSVILYLEQSFQKYLADEAFTCDSAQFVEALKMWDIIIRFARVHNCGLPDTLPKYLADRDLWFEFIVVCHIFAYPVIQVLENAKLFNNANVREHLLTCLSNDKLGKFLPYDEQKTESHNTKQSSSKQRKIGAKGNESSESTSTISGIEIDTTDVADAKDISNSSISTSSNDNLWLTILNCHQSQDPPKALINASRSNLRPILTVLATCYEPSSVAAYCYCWMVISTGREDILLDYAECLEQQIWPSDKVSKLLNKMIQCGYINTINRAYKIFMPDSIMNPFFEFLTQAISYGEFKENQRHLIEFKSQCSSLKCNKIMDWDSVHFTYLKNLYWVAVVAIQCIVTTLAYGFRSTPLRIKFLEVLIKCNFSADLPAAIPDFQRLLDVTRILQKTDVTLNFKAITLNDNAYNFDVEIQRCINDLTATENYSAALELACCAKLNSSEIILAQFRSTFKQSMNKDGQVNSAFWMQCAQDFNKFHVSPQVAVEFFVEHAEKVESHKERYEVLKLAYETLKNTEIEQQTIDTLEMAMWKSCILAGPDNIEFEKNDHIFNKLKTELLSGLDKLQVTCSLIDESEKDAAEILINKLIDLGKLDIALRISVIFNYNHKDLQILMLCLSLAEGEISPADLTSQQKSLLEEGNQSRQQKYSTLRNRGLQRFSSSSSLSTISSIVEPSKTNVTTNNRHLQIECTSILEKSSKILVHGNEICFRIISCYKLAMRLGKTYQSLLILKDPIKFLQEITESNIENKLETASDIITSYKIKTENVATFLTENITTHINCAIEEGQEDLIFMWGYSLNSHFHLIMELCSDISLLGLKLLKTAQSLLGRYISTHDEKRNGLKTIVELLIRSHDCFTASCNMEGIASVLRKCQNLANTLQILKHWTLLVRLVTGVGRFTEMNYIFQILKENDQFESLLGQGLDKVPGLKMALLEFLKRQCPEDKELFTLVALHFRLYYEIALMWENEAKEIITKLISDILKECGRGVTGIPVEIKFTKDDYVQKQLQLAVTNFTHATQYYLQDKKLNFASRCSHQAQLVALQISLLNAVSQNQQAVCLLNLKRDELERILCHILNFPQALIVIRAYNYHADWVNLIYHHCILKGETKYLKEYMTVNNLTSTIVQDCARRYRLEKSINHSMTDNMKTLVSELSDVECKYMLASQLGFKDIVEEMLNNSLVGSYLKDTIWKKGYTAL; from the exons ATGTCTGAGAAAAAGGCGGTTGGTGGTATTCCCGTGGAATGTCTAACTGGAGAATCAGCTGCAATATGGTCTGGTTGGCGTATACTGGGAGACAGAGAGCTTGTAAGAGAGGCTTCTGCCAAGGGGACTCATGTAAAGTTAGCTTACAAATGCCTCGCGTGCAGAAGAAATTGTTCTGTAGAGCAggcatgtatatattttaataaagaagtagATACTTGGGTCAATGAGTTGTTAAACAAGAAGCAGGTTTACAGAGCCtcacacattttaaaaaatatg GGAAAGGATCccaatgaatatatttttgctgCCTCCATAAAAAGCAAAGATCCGCTCTTAAGGAACTATTTGTGTGAATATATGATAAATGCCACTGGATTCAAGACTGAACATATTGCAGCATGGAACATTATTAAGTCTATCGAACAGTATGAAGAAAAATGCAA TATTCCAAATGGATTAAGTTCTTGCATATGTATAGATGATGTAACAAAATTACCACAGAATATTGAACAAGCTTTACGCActgaattgtatttttttctgaatGACCCAGAGATTTTGGGAAACgtgtcaaataatattttatgggATTACctattatctaataataaaattaatgcgcTAAAGATGTggattgaagaaaaatataatccaGACGTTCTACAAACCTCAGATAAAATCGATCctcatttgaaattattatttacgaatttaaatattacaccCGACATGGTTGACTGTATAGATTCGTCAAGTGCTAGTGACCTTGTAAAGAATTTAACTAAAAACTATTTATGTAG ATACGGTATTTATaccaaagaagaaaaaagcgATTTAAAATCGATATTAAATCGTTCCTTTGGCTGCGGTATCACGCTGGAAGAACTCAGTACAATATTATCCTTACCTTCCTGCAATATTGATAAAACGGAGTTTTTCCAAAACATCGATCAACAACTGTGCCTTACACATTGCTCGCAAAGCTCTCATACTCAGGAAGATGATTTAAAacttaagaaattattttacgttttaacCGATATGTGTAACGCTCGAAATAATTACGAAGATGCGTTGTTACACGGAATTGTAGAATCAATTGATTATATCTCCGATGATTTTAATGACTATCTGAAAACGAATTACTTAGTAACCTtggcattaatatttttacaattgtggCAGACGCAAAGCGCGTTGTGCAATGAAGCAAACTCTTCAGAGAAGAATACACTGATGAGAGATATATTTACGAACAAGACTGTGTTAAAAATCGGCACGCGTGTCATCTCCCAAGAAGTTCTTCAGGCTGCGCTTACGCACATACCGAGGCTACAATGTATCATCGAGAATCGAAATGAAACAGATGATATTACAGTATACGACTTGTTGGACGGCTATAGAAATTTGAATTCTAAGCTCTTATTTAAATGGCGCTTCAAGAATGAACCTATGCCTACTTTCTCGAGTGAAAATCTCATTAAGAAATACGGGTATCAAGAAACGCTAACATACGGTTATTATCTGAAAGAGGGAAGGCCGAATTTGGCTGTGCATAGTTTGACACGCACGACGAAGTTACTTGGAAATGTATCCTCCCATAG gaaattCAAAGCGGCTTTATACGCGCATGTTCTCGCTTTGAGAAATCTAGACAAGTCTGATATTGTATGCAGCTGCATTGCGTTCATCGAGATGCTGAGAATTGACTCGAGCAATTTACGATTACACGTTACTGTGGCAAAATATGTGCAAGAGCAACTAAACATATCCATAG gAAACTTATTGGAGAATGTAGTGTATAAAAACCAAACTGATTTGAAATCTGTGATATTGTATTTAGAACAGAGCttccaaaaatatttagcaGATGAAGCTTTTACGTGCGATAGTGCACAATTCGTCGAAGCGTTGAAAATGTGGGACATCATCATACGCTTTGCACGAGTTCACAATTGTGGGTTGCCCGACACGTTGCCGAAATATTTAGCAGATCGTGACTTGTGGTTCGAATTCATTGTAGTCTGTCATATATTCGCCTATCCCGTAATCCAG GTCCTGGAAAACGCTAAATTGTTCAATAACGCGAACGTACGGGAACATCTGTTAACGTGTTTAAGTAACGATAAGCTAGGCAAATTTCTACCATATGACGAGCAAAAGACAGAATCTCATAATACAAAGCAATCGTCGTCAAAGCAACGTAAAATTGGAGCGAAAGGAAAT GAATCTTCAGAGTCTACTTCAACCATATCGGGAATTGAAATAGATACAACTGATGTAGCTGATGCCAAAGATATCTCTAACAGTTCTATCTCGACTTCTTCAAATGATAACTTATGGTTAACTATACTAAACTGTCATCAAAGTCAAGACCCACCCAAAGCATTAATTAATGCATCTCGCTCAAATTTGAGGCCTATATTAACTGTCTTAGCTACGTGTTACgag CCGTCCTCTGTAGCAGCATATTGCTACTGTTGGATGGTAATATCAACAGGAAGAGAGGACATACTTCTTGATTACGCGGAATGTCTAGAGCAACAAATATGGCCTTCCGATAAAGTATCGAAATTACTAAACAAAATGATCCAGTGTGGCtacattaatacaattaatcGAGCTTACAAAATTTTCATGCCT GATAGTATTATGAATCCGTTCTTTGAATTTCTGACGCAAGCAATTAGTTACGGCGAATTTAAGGAGAATCAAAGGCATTTAATAGAGTTTAAATCGCAATGTTCCTCGCTTAAATGCAAT aaaattatggaTTGGGACAGCgttcattttacatatttgaaaaacttGTATTGGGTTGCGGTGGTTGCAATTCAATGCATTGTTACGACACTGGCCTACGGCTTTCGAAGTACGCCATTACGAATAAAGTTTCTCGAAGTGCTAATAAAGTGTAATTTTTCTGCAGATTTACCAG CTGCAATACCGGATTTTCAGCGTCTGTTAGATGTAACGAGAATTCTGCAGAAAACCGATGTGACATTAAATTTCAAGGCCATTACTTTAAATGACAATGCATATAATTTTGATGTGGAGATTCAAAGATGCATTAACGATTTAACAGCAACCGAGAATTACAGTGCTGCATTGGAGTTAGCATGCTGCGCAAAATTAAATTCATCCGAGATCATATTAGCACAA TTTCGAAGTACTTTCAAACAATCTATGAACAAAGATGGTCAAGTAAATTCTGCCTTTTGGATGCAATGCGCTCAGGATTTTAACAAGTTCCATGTTTCACCTCAAGTAGCAGTTGAATTTTTTGTCGAACATGCGGAAAAAGTTGAATCGCACAAAGAAAG ATACGAAGTTTTAAAATTGGCCTATGAGACTTTGAAAAATACCGAAATCGAGCAACAAACCATCGATACTCTAGAGATGGCGATGTGGAAATCGTGCATTTTGGCTGGACCCGATAATATagagtttgaaaaaaatgatcacatttttaataaattaaaaacggaGTTACTATCTGGTTTAGATAAACTGCAAGTTACTTGCTCCTTGATAGACGAAAGTGAAAAAGATGCTgcggaaattttaataaataaattaattgatctgGGCAAATTGGATATTGCGTTACGAATAagcgtaatttttaattataatcataaa gatcTGCAAATATTGATGCTATGTTTAAGTTTAGCAGAAGGTGAAATTTCACCAGCGGATTTAACTTCGCAGCAAAAAAGTCTTTTGGAAGAAGGGAATCAGAGCAGGCAACAAAAATATAGTACTCTGCGTAATCGCGGTCTGCAAAgattttcgtcgtcgtcgtcct tgaGCACAATTTCGTCGATCGTAGAACCTAGCAAAACAAATGTTACTACGAACAATCGTCACCTCCAGATCGAGTGTACTTCAATCTTAGAAAAATCATCGAAAATTCTCGTACACGGAAATGAGATATGTTTTCGAATTATTTCGTGTTACAAACTCGCCATGCGTCTAGGAAAAACATATCAATCACTATTAATACTGAAAGATCCGATAAAGTTCTTACAGGAGATTACAGAAAGCaatattgaaaacaaattgGAGACTGCTAGCGATATAATAACATCCTACAAGATTAAGACAGAAAACGTGGCAACATTCCTAACTGAAAATATTACAACGCACATAAATTGTGCCATAGAag AGGGCCAGGAAGATTTGATTTTTATGTGGGGCTATTCCTTGAATTCGCACTTTCATTTAATAATGGAGCTTTGCAGTGACATTTCGTTATTAGGCTTAAAATTGTTGAAGACAGCACAATCGTTGTTGGGAAGATACATTAGTACTCACGATGAAAAAAGAAATG GACTAAAAACAATAGTGGAATTGTTAATAAGATCTCATGATTGTTTCACGGCTTCTTGTAACATGGAAGGAATAGCTTCAGTATTACGTAAATGTCAGAACCTCGCGAATACGTTACAAATCTTAAAACACTGGACACTATTG GTACGCCTTGTAACTGGTGTTGGTCGATTTACCGAAATGAATTACATATTTCAAATCTTGAAAGAAAACGATCAATTCGAGTCTTTATTAGGACAAGGTTTGGATAAG GTTCCAGGTCTAAAAATGGCATTGCTGGAATTCTTGAAGCGCCAATGTCCAGAAGATAAGGAACTGTTTACTTTAGTGGCACTTCATTTCCGCTTATATTATGAAATCGCACTTATGTGGGAAAATGAGGCAAAGGAAATAATCACGAAATTAATATCTGACATATTAAAAGAGTGTGGGAGAGGCGTAACCGGTATTCCGGTAGAAATAAAGTTTACTAAAGACGATTATGTTCAAAAACAATTGCAACTGGCTGTAACTAACTTTACTCATGCTACTCAATATTATTTACAG GATAAGAAACTAAATTTCGCCAGCCGGTGCTCGCATCAAGCCCAACTCGTCGCGCTTCAAATTTCATTACTGAATGCAGTATCGCAAAATCAGCAAGCGGTATGTCTGCTGAATTTGAAAAGAGACGAGTTAGAAAGAATATTGTGTCACATCTTAAATTTTCCTCAAGCTCTTATTGTTATCCGCGCTTATAATTATCACGCGGATTGGGTTAATCTCATTTATCATCACTGCATTCTCAAGGGGGAGACAAAATATCTCAAAGAATACATGACAGTTAACAATCTTACATCTACGATTGTACAAGATTGCGCGCGTAG GTACAGATTGGAAAAAAGCATCAATCATTCCATGACAGACAACATGAAGACTCTAGTATCCGAACTATCAGATGTCGAATGTAAATACATGCTAGCTAGTCAGCTTGGCTTTAAGGACATTGTAGAGGAAATGCTCAATAATTCTTTAGTAGGTTCCTACTTAAAGGACACGATTTGGAAAAAAGGATATACTGCACTGTGA